The uncultured Ilyobacter sp. genome has a segment encoding these proteins:
- a CDS encoding DUF6448 family protein, which yields MKKIFSRTILMGTMIFAVITLNSKVAEAHCDSVDGPVVSAAKKALNSKDVKLVLPYVNEDGEHEVEDAFKKVLLIRNKGIEEKEVADRYFYETVVRVHRKGEGAAFEGLKPAGTDYGPALKTAEDALEKRSDKYLKKLLRKHLDEAIEDRFKETMEIIKLESKNDSVAAKRKIVEAEFEFEKYILGIANSIQGTEHNEGEHKH from the coding sequence ATGAAGAAAATTTTTTCAAGAACAATTTTAATGGGTACAATGATTTTCGCAGTAATTACTCTAAATTCCAAGGTTGCTGAAGCTCATTGCGATTCTGTTGATGGACCTGTTGTGTCAGCGGCTAAAAAGGCTTTAAATTCTAAAGACGTTAAATTGGTTCTGCCTTACGTGAATGAAGATGGAGAACATGAGGTAGAAGATGCCTTTAAGAAGGTATTATTAATAAGAAATAAAGGAATTGAAGAGAAGGAGGTAGCTGACAGATATTTTTATGAAACAGTAGTAAGAGTTCATAGAAAGGGAGAAGGGGCAGCTTTTGAAGGGTTAAAGCCAGCAGGTACGGATTACGGGCCAGCCTTAAAAACAGCGGAAGACGCTCTTGAAAAAAGATCAGACAAATATTTGAAAAAGTTATTACGTAAACATCTTGATGAGGCGATTGAAGATAGGTTTAAAGAAACTATGGAAATTATTAAGTTAGAATCTAAAAATGATTCTGTTGCTGCAAAAAGAAAGATAGTGGAAGCGGAGTTTGAATTTGAAAAATATATTTTAGGAATAGCTAATTCAATACAGGGTACAGAGCATAATGAAGGTGAGCATAAACATTAA
- a CDS encoding electron transfer flavoprotein subunit alpha/FixB family protein: MNKALIYIECRENKINPITFQLLGKVLNLNKNCEVIGVLIGENTEMFNEELNGYPFKTIYGYNTEFSTEGYAKILTLSIKESKPELVLIGSSDFGKNIAGLVAISLETGLTADCTDLRMDEKGNVIQIRPAFGGDIMGEILTENHRPQMATVRNNIFNPVEKNNSLKTNFIYKNINMDSRITVLDKRLIIPDVDITNEKKLIAIGNGFKKIEDMENVEKLAGKLGFTICCSRVVVEKGFLPQNRQIGLSGKAVSPDIMITLGVSGSVQFMAGVKKVKKLIAVNNDESARIFNYAHYGILGDIYDVIPEIIKIVGE, translated from the coding sequence ATGAATAAAGCTCTTATATATATAGAATGCAGAGAAAATAAAATCAATCCCATAACATTTCAACTTTTGGGAAAAGTATTAAACCTAAACAAAAATTGCGAAGTTATAGGTGTATTAATAGGGGAAAATACTGAAATGTTTAATGAGGAATTAAACGGATACCCCTTCAAAACTATTTACGGATATAATACAGAATTTTCAACAGAGGGATATGCTAAAATTTTAACTTTGTCTATAAAAGAATCTAAACCTGAACTGGTATTAATTGGTTCAAGCGATTTTGGGAAAAATATTGCAGGATTAGTTGCAATATCATTGGAAACAGGATTAACTGCGGATTGTACTGATCTAAGAATGGACGAAAAAGGTAATGTTATTCAAATAAGACCTGCTTTCGGTGGGGATATAATGGGTGAAATATTAACTGAAAATCACAGACCTCAAATGGCTACGGTACGTAATAACATATTTAATCCTGTTGAAAAAAATAATAGTCTAAAGACGAATTTTATATACAAAAATATTAATATGGACAGTAGAATAACTGTTTTAGACAAGAGACTCATAATTCCTGATGTAGATATAACAAATGAAAAGAAATTAATAGCGATAGGAAATGGATTCAAAAAAATTGAGGACATGGAAAATGTTGAAAAATTAGCAGGGAAACTTGGTTTTACAATATGTTGCAGCAGGGTTGTTGTTGAAAAAGGGTTTTTACCCCAAAACAGACAAATAGGTTTATCGGGTAAAGCGGTGAGTCCTGATATAATGATAACTCTTGGAGTTTCTGGTTCTGTACAATTTATGGCAGGGGTCAAAAAAGTAAAAAAACTAATAGCAGTCAATAATGATGAAAGTGCAAGGATTTTTAATTATGCCCACTATGGGATTTTAGGAGATATTTATGATGTTATACCAGAAATAATTAAAATAGTTGGAGAATAA
- a CDS encoding class I SAM-dependent methyltransferase, with translation MKKFDPVAYKKMVKSYQDKDDPTGWFDSIYTDAEGDYRDVFWADLEPNPYLLKWLKNCTFKSTGLKAIVIGCGVGDDAEALSEAGYEVTAFDISPEAIRLCKKRYSDTKVKYLIADLFDYPSKWFESFDLVYECNTIQVLSGKYRVQARDAMVSLLAPQGYILVSCRSRLKGEQEDDIPLPLDKEEIDGFIRCGLSEESFEAYDDTQEPPVPHFFAVYKK, from the coding sequence ATGAAAAAATTTGATCCCGTTGCATATAAAAAAATGGTTAAATCTTATCAAGATAAAGATGACCCTACTGGTTGGTTTGATAGCATCTACACCGATGCAGAAGGAGATTATAGAGATGTTTTCTGGGCAGATCTTGAACCCAATCCTTATCTTTTAAAATGGTTAAAAAATTGTACTTTTAAAAGTACGGGACTCAAAGCAATTGTTATTGGATGTGGAGTAGGCGATGATGCAGAAGCTTTAAGTGAAGCGGGATATGAGGTGACTGCTTTTGATATCTCTCCTGAAGCAATACGTCTTTGCAAAAAACGTTATTCAGATACCAAAGTAAAATATCTTATAGCAGATCTTTTTGATTACCCATCAAAATGGTTTGAAAGTTTTGATCTTGTTTACGAGTGTAATACAATTCAAGTTTTATCAGGTAAGTACAGAGTGCAGGCAAGAGATGCAATGGTATCTCTACTGGCACCGCAGGGATATATTCTTGTTTCGTGTAGAAGTCGCCTTAAGGGAGAACAGGAAGATGACATTCCACTTCCGCTTGACAAAGAGGAAATAGATGGTTTTATACGTTGTGGTCTAAGCGAAGAGAGTTTTGAAGCCTATGATGATACCCAAGAACCACCTGTCCCTCATTTCTTTGCTGTTTACAAGAAGTAA
- a CDS encoding GGDEF domain-containing phosphodiesterase, translating to MDLITIIEKIISWKKTSLFRKILLLISMIVMQVIITFIIFRLGGTKTPFAYFVLLIVIFGGGFFGPVGGAFLGITGGFLLGPFMPTDTTYMDMQEKFYWIFRLVFYIFVGFISGKGIRYLLDIIENLSLATLYNPITNLPNKKYFEKMDVKWGHNDRVAVIKFEEYYKMIENYDEDYVTDFIKKMSSIFVDNFNKGDQSNVFHLDEDKFAVVFSELEAKYHFKNVFKRICRAIKSKEMIHFPGLFIGISECSESNTKILQNADTARRSARKDLKLYKTYSEKLSEKSNENFDLSMEIPRALNERQFFLCYHPKIDLRSGEVEGIEALIRWNHAEKGFIAPDNFIPHIEKTSMINKVTEWVLKTSFSEIKNMERENIDVNVSVNIPLKILENPTIVRYLKSYKKKQLPLQKMELEILERDNVENFDVTASAIKTLKEMGISFSLDDYGTGHSTLSYMQNLPFDKIKIDRMFIKGIETDDNARELVRSTIDIVHILGMEVVAEGVETKETVEILKNMGCDYAQGYYYTKPLVYKEFIDWHNKYNSSEA from the coding sequence ATGGACTTAATAACTATAATAGAGAAGATAATTTCTTGGAAAAAAACTAGCCTATTTCGAAAAATATTGCTTTTGATTTCAATGATAGTAATGCAAGTTATTATAACTTTTATAATTTTTCGTTTAGGTGGAACAAAAACTCCATTTGCATATTTTGTACTTTTAATTGTTATATTCGGAGGAGGTTTTTTTGGACCTGTTGGAGGAGCCTTTTTAGGAATAACTGGCGGGTTTTTATTAGGACCTTTTATGCCGACTGATACGACTTACATGGATATGCAGGAGAAATTTTACTGGATATTTAGGCTGGTTTTTTATATTTTTGTGGGATTTATTTCAGGAAAAGGCATTAGATATCTTCTTGATATTATAGAAAACCTTAGCTTGGCCACTTTGTATAACCCCATCACGAACTTACCTAATAAAAAATATTTTGAAAAAATGGATGTGAAATGGGGCCACAATGACCGTGTTGCAGTTATAAAGTTTGAAGAGTATTATAAAATGATAGAAAATTATGATGAGGATTACGTAACTGATTTCATAAAGAAAATGTCCTCTATTTTTGTAGACAACTTTAATAAAGGTGATCAGTCTAATGTATTTCATCTTGACGAAGATAAGTTCGCAGTTGTGTTTTCAGAATTAGAGGCTAAATATCATTTTAAAAATGTGTTTAAAAGAATATGTCGAGCTATAAAATCTAAAGAGATGATTCACTTTCCAGGTTTGTTTATAGGAATAAGTGAATGCAGTGAGAGCAATACTAAAATTCTTCAAAATGCCGACACTGCAAGAAGATCTGCCAGAAAAGATCTCAAGCTTTATAAGACATATTCTGAAAAATTAAGTGAAAAATCTAATGAAAATTTTGACCTTTCAATGGAGATTCCAAGAGCTTTGAATGAAAGACAATTCTTTTTGTGTTACCATCCTAAAATAGACCTTAGATCTGGAGAGGTTGAAGGAATAGAGGCTCTAATAAGGTGGAACCATGCTGAAAAGGGATTTATTGCTCCTGATAATTTTATTCCTCATATAGAGAAGACTTCAATGATTAATAAGGTTACTGAGTGGGTATTGAAAACTTCTTTTTCGGAAATAAAAAATATGGAGAGGGAAAATATAGATGTGAACGTATCTGTCAATATTCCACTTAAAATTCTAGAAAATCCAACAATAGTGAGATATCTTAAGTCTTATAAAAAAAAGCAACTTCCTCTTCAAAAAATGGAGTTGGAAATTCTTGAAAGAGATAATGTAGAAAATTTTGATGTTACTGCGTCTGCAATAAAAACCTTAAAAGAAATGGGCATTTCATTTTCACTAGATGATTATGGAACAGGCCACTCCACACTGTCATATATGCAGAATCTGCCATTTGATAAAATAAAAATTGATAGAATGTTTATAAAAGGCATAGAAACAGACGACAACGCCAGAGAGCTTGTTCGTTCAACAATTGATATAGTGCACATTTTGGGCATGGAAGTTGTAGCTGAGGGCGTTGAGACAAAGGAAACAGTTGAAATTTTAAAAAATATGGGGTGTGATTATGCTCAGGGATATTATTATACAAAACCTCTTGTGTATAAAGAATTTATAGATTGGCATAACAAATATAACTCTTCTGAAGCATAA
- a CDS encoding MBL fold metallo-hydrolase has protein sequence MKKFVSVSDSVKWVGVVDQDMKKFHGEELSIPSGTTYNSYLIRDEKIALVDTVIHAFGEQWLELLKEEINLNKIDYIIMNHNEPDHSGALVQLMKEIPDTPIYCTQMGKEIIEAYYGKSYNFNIVKTGDKLNLGKNEITFVEMKMLHWPDSMMSYLNGENILFSNDAFGQHYGANGLFNDMVDQNTLEYECLKYYACILTPFSKILERKLEEVISLGLPIDVICPSHGVIWRDNPMQIVEKYSKWCRSYKEDVVVIAYDTMWESTKKMAESIADGIREVKPEYEIILTNSAKNSENDIVTDMFRASAILFGSSTINNGILPSMAALLEGVKGVNFQDKKVAAFGSYGWNGKSLAVLNEELSKTKMTLASDGLKVKWNLNSSTREECMTFGREFAEKL, from the coding sequence ATGAAAAAATTTGTTTCTGTTAGTGATAGTGTTAAATGGGTAGGAGTTGTTGACCAGGATATGAAAAAATTTCATGGTGAAGAACTCTCTATTCCCAGCGGAACTACGTATAACTCTTATTTAATAAGAGATGAGAAAATAGCCCTTGTAGATACAGTGATCCATGCTTTTGGTGAGCAGTGGCTGGAACTTTTAAAAGAGGAGATCAACCTTAACAAGATAGATTATATAATTATGAATCATAATGAACCTGACCATAGTGGTGCACTTGTGCAACTCATGAAGGAGATTCCTGATACGCCTATATACTGTACCCAGATGGGTAAAGAGATTATAGAAGCTTATTACGGGAAAAGTTATAACTTTAACATTGTAAAAACCGGTGATAAACTCAATCTTGGTAAAAATGAGATCACTTTTGTGGAGATGAAGATGCTTCACTGGCCCGACAGTATGATGTCATATTTAAATGGAGAAAATATTCTTTTTAGTAATGATGCCTTCGGTCAGCACTATGGTGCCAACGGACTCTTTAATGATATGGTAGACCAGAATACTTTGGAATATGAATGCCTAAAATATTATGCATGCATACTTACACCATTCAGTAAGATTCTCGAGAGAAAGCTAGAAGAAGTTATCTCTCTTGGACTTCCTATAGATGTAATCTGCCCATCTCACGGTGTGATATGGAGAGATAATCCTATGCAGATTGTTGAAAAATACTCTAAATGGTGTAGAAGTTACAAAGAAGACGTTGTTGTAATAGCTTATGATACCATGTGGGAAAGTACAAAGAAGATGGCAGAATCTATAGCCGACGGGATAAGAGAAGTAAAGCCAGAGTATGAAATCATTCTCACCAATTCAGCAAAGAACAGTGAAAATGACATAGTTACCGATATGTTCAGAGCCTCTGCAATACTGTTTGGATCATCAACTATAAATAATGGTATTCTTCCATCGATGGCTGCTCTTTTAGAAGGGGTAAAAGGAGTAAATTTCCAGGATAAAAAAGTAGCAGCTTTTGGAAGCTATGGATGGAATGGTAAATCACTTGCTGTACTCAACGAAGAACTTTCTAAAACAAAGATGACTCTTGCTAGTGACGGTCTGAAAGTAAAGTGGAATCTAAATAGCTCCACCAGAGAAGAATGTATGACATTTGGAAGAGAGTTTGCAGAAAAACTTTAA
- a CDS encoding electron transfer flavoprotein subunit beta/FixA family protein, with translation MKIAVCAKQVPHRNEGRMDTETGLIKRGELISVTNVYDLVAIETGLKIKEQVNDAVIDIFTMAPQRGREVIIQGYSMGVDNGFLLCDNSFTGSDVFATSYTLSCGIKKVDEYDLIICGKQTTDGDTGQVGSGIASWLGIPYISNVSKIVSVDKKTAVFLQILDDIEYKVEVNLPCTISVLKEVYIPRMPTLTLKLKGKKKKLTTLNYEDLTKCDIEKIGAKGSPTKVIKVYPAPVTEKRDLIKINYKDASKLILDIIMEVDDNE, from the coding sequence ATGAAAATTGCAGTTTGTGCCAAGCAGGTTCCCCATAGAAACGAAGGTAGAATGGATACTGAAACAGGACTAATAAAAAGAGGAGAACTAATTTCTGTTACAAATGTGTATGATTTGGTTGCCATTGAAACGGGTTTGAAAATCAAAGAACAAGTTAACGATGCAGTTATAGATATTTTTACAATGGCACCACAAAGAGGACGTGAAGTAATTATCCAAGGTTATAGTATGGGCGTGGACAATGGTTTTTTGTTGTGTGACAATAGTTTCACAGGTTCTGACGTTTTTGCCACATCATATACACTTTCTTGTGGTATAAAAAAAGTTGATGAATATGACTTAATAATATGTGGAAAACAGACCACAGACGGAGATACGGGACAAGTTGGAAGTGGTATAGCTTCTTGGCTTGGAATACCTTATATTTCAAACGTTAGTAAAATTGTAAGTGTAGATAAAAAAACAGCAGTATTTCTACAAATTCTAGATGATATTGAATATAAAGTTGAAGTCAATCTACCTTGTACAATAAGTGTTTTAAAGGAAGTATATATACCGAGGATGCCAACTTTAACGTTAAAACTAAAAGGGAAAAAAAAGAAGTTAACAACTCTTAATTACGAAGATTTAACCAAATGTGACATTGAAAAAATAGGTGCAAAAGGTTCTCCTACAAAAGTTATTAAAGTATACCCCGCACCGGTAACAGAAAAACGTGATTTAATAAAAATAAATTATAAAGATGCCTCTAAGTTAATCTTAGATATAATTATGGAGGTTGATGATAATGAATAA
- a CDS encoding Crp/Fnr family transcriptional regulator, with product MKEVITKILNNIHQHHRKLHFHDRDELCVAKVPIFSELYKTELEKINSLVIGSRHKKGEILFMQKDPIDHLYIIDSGKVKFYEVSSEGKQQIVKILGDGDFFGELSIFTDDVSNLNAEVIYETDICMISKDDFKIFLRKNPNILLKITEFLSKRLSEAENLIANLSLKNSDQKIASWLLTMGDKNGVYSSNGIKLKLYLSRKEIADFLGLTIETVSRKLNQLQNDRIITIVNRQEIAIHDRSKLEELSDI from the coding sequence ATGAAAGAAGTTATTACTAAAATTTTAAATAATATACATCAGCATCACAGAAAATTACACTTTCATGATAGAGACGAACTCTGTGTTGCTAAAGTTCCAATTTTTTCAGAATTATATAAAACAGAGTTAGAAAAAATTAATTCTTTAGTTATTGGAAGTAGGCATAAAAAAGGTGAAATTCTTTTTATGCAAAAGGATCCCATAGATCATCTATATATAATTGATTCAGGAAAGGTTAAATTTTACGAAGTTTCTTCTGAGGGAAAGCAACAAATAGTTAAAATACTAGGTGACGGTGATTTTTTTGGGGAATTAAGTATATTCACAGACGATGTATCCAATCTTAATGCTGAAGTAATTTACGAGACAGATATATGCATGATATCTAAAGATGATTTTAAAATTTTTCTAAGAAAAAATCCAAATATTTTACTAAAAATAACTGAATTTTTAAGTAAACGATTGTCCGAGGCAGAAAATTTAATAGCTAATCTTAGCTTGAAAAATTCCGATCAAAAGATTGCCTCATGGCTATTAACAATGGGTGATAAAAATGGAGTATATTCATCAAATGGAATAAAATTAAAATTGTATCTCTCAAGAAAAGAAATTGCTGATTTTTTAGGTCTCACCATAGAAACGGTTAGCAGAAAGCTTAATCAACTTCAGAATGATAGAATTATAACAATAGTCAATAGACAAGAGATAGCTATACATGACAGAAGTAAGTTAGAAGAATTGTCAGATATTTAA
- a CDS encoding 4Fe-4S binding protein — protein MAYRINENECIACGACQPVCPVECISEVADGKRKIDESACIDCGACAGVCPVECIAPTE, from the coding sequence ATGGCTTATAGAATCAATGAAAATGAATGTATAGCTTGTGGTGCATGTCAGCCAGTATGTCCGGTAGAATGTATCTCTGAAGTGGCAGATGGAAAAAGAAAGATAGATGAGTCTGCATGTATCGACTGCGGTGCTTGTGCAGGGGTGTGTCCAGTAGAATGTATAGCTCCAACTGAATAA
- a CDS encoding FAD-binding oxidoreductase, with amino-acid sequence MIFKMEEKYSEYLSDESKLIGKAESISFPKSKDEVLEVIKYCKNNSLSITIQGGNSGIVGGSVPNNNHILNSLNLNKIYKIDDETLIVQCGVNLNDLNNYLERECKNFFFPVDPTEKTATIGGVIASGSKGPNSYYYGDPSLYIEEVTVIFSDLSVKVLSKEDELFSKIFSSEGMYGFILEAKIKLLKKPNHIWGITFFFENLQDVCGFAEEVKKYKCNTTAKIVCGEFMDKNTIDLIEEFKKNMSKIKAISSIPLGYNHLVYIELHSEIEEDLEEIIEFLMDVAIDNNSDVEIAWAVSEDRDLENIKNYRHASAECVNIVIDKMKSIIPDIRKIGLDISMEKNLCETMKRYSVKDIHTVMFGHIFSSHLHLNFLPENTEEFQKSLELVKNLSFYAKNQGGNIVTEHGVGKLKKEIFQLCARESEIEDIKKIKQDLDRENIFDPNNII; translated from the coding sequence ATGATTTTTAAAATGGAAGAAAAATATAGTGAATATCTTTCCGATGAAAGTAAGTTAATAGGAAAAGCAGAAAGTATATCCTTTCCTAAGTCTAAAGACGAGGTTTTAGAGGTGATTAAATATTGTAAAAACAATAGCCTATCTATTACCATTCAAGGTGGAAATTCAGGTATTGTTGGTGGTAGTGTTCCTAATAATAATCACATATTAAACTCTTTAAATCTAAATAAAATATATAAAATAGATGACGAAACTCTAATTGTTCAATGTGGGGTTAATTTAAATGACTTAAATAATTATTTAGAAAGAGAATGTAAGAATTTCTTTTTCCCTGTTGATCCAACAGAAAAAACAGCCACTATAGGCGGCGTTATAGCAAGCGGTTCAAAGGGACCAAATAGTTACTATTATGGAGACCCTTCCTTATACATAGAGGAAGTAACAGTTATCTTTAGTGATTTATCTGTTAAAGTGTTGTCTAAAGAAGATGAATTGTTTTCAAAAATATTTTCTTCGGAAGGTATGTATGGATTTATTTTAGAGGCAAAAATAAAATTATTAAAAAAACCCAATCATATCTGGGGAATTACATTTTTCTTTGAAAATCTTCAGGATGTTTGCGGATTTGCCGAAGAAGTAAAAAAATACAAATGTAATACCACAGCAAAAATTGTATGTGGTGAATTTATGGACAAAAATACTATTGATCTAATAGAAGAATTTAAGAAAAATATGAGTAAAATTAAGGCTATCTCTTCTATACCCTTAGGATATAACCACCTAGTATATATTGAACTACATTCTGAAATTGAAGAGGATTTAGAAGAAATTATTGAATTTTTAATGGATGTGGCTATTGATAATAACTCTGACGTAGAAATAGCTTGGGCAGTTTCCGAGGACCGAGATTTGGAGAATATCAAAAACTACAGACACGCAAGTGCTGAATGCGTTAATATTGTAATAGATAAAATGAAGTCAATCATACCTGATATAAGGAAAATAGGGCTTGATATAAGTATGGAAAAAAATTTATGTGAAACAATGAAAAGATATTCTGTAAAAGACATCCATACAGTGATGTTTGGGCATATATTTTCATCTCACTTACACCTAAATTTTTTACCTGAAAATACTGAAGAGTTTCAAAAATCTTTGGAATTGGTAAAAAATCTTTCCTTTTACGCAAAAAATCAAGGGGGAAATATAGTGACTGAACATGGTGTTGGTAAACTTAAAAAAGAAATCTTTCAACTTTGTGCCAGAGAAAGTGAAATTGAGGATATAAAAAAAATAAAACAGGATTTAGATAGGGAAAATATTTTTGATCCTAATAATATAATTTAG
- the hcp gene encoding hydroxylamine reductase produces MMSMFCYQCQETAMNKGCTIKGVCGKTPEEAKLQDVLLHAVKGVALYSSVLRESDDIGEDVDYFILNSLFMMITNSNFDDDVLHKQIMEGVKLRDKLKEICEDKNPKGLMKIFKRKRECSCEDDKFSRLLDSASDYADDKKLFGEIADKAGVMRTANEDERSLKEMITYGLKGMAAYTEHAFHLGYKNREIVKFMEKALLAADDPEITVDELIAMTLETGKYGVEAMALLDKANTETYGNPEITKVNIGVGKNPGILISGHDLKDMEQLLEQTKGTGVDVYTHSEMLPANSYPAFKKYDHFVGNYGGSWWHQTKEFGTFNGPIIFTSNCIVPPRSGSLTYKDKVFTTNACGMGGCTHIEKGADGKKDFTPIIEMAKKCQPPVEIETGEVIGGFAHNQVLALADKVIDAVKSGAIKKFVVMAGCDARMQDRKYYTEFAEKLPKDTVILTAGCAKYRYNKLPLGDIGGIPRVLDAGQCNDSYSLAVIAMELQKAFGLDDINDLPIAYNIAWYEQKAVIVLLALLHLGVKNIHLGPTLPAFLSPNVASVLVDKFGIAGITSVEEDMKIFGIE; encoded by the coding sequence ATTATGTCAATGTTTTGTTATCAGTGTCAGGAAACAGCTATGAATAAAGGATGTACTATAAAGGGGGTATGTGGTAAGACTCCAGAAGAAGCAAAGTTACAGGATGTTCTGCTTCATGCAGTGAAAGGTGTAGCACTTTATAGCTCAGTTTTAAGGGAAAGTGATGACATAGGGGAAGATGTAGATTATTTCATTCTCAATTCACTCTTTATGATGATAACCAACTCCAATTTCGATGATGATGTTTTACATAAACAAATTATGGAAGGTGTAAAACTTAGAGATAAACTAAAAGAAATCTGTGAAGATAAGAATCCTAAAGGACTTATGAAGATTTTTAAAAGAAAAAGAGAGTGTTCATGTGAAGATGATAAGTTCAGTAGACTTTTAGATTCTGCTTCTGATTATGCAGATGATAAAAAACTTTTCGGAGAAATTGCTGACAAAGCTGGTGTAATGAGAACAGCAAATGAAGATGAAAGATCGTTAAAAGAGATGATAACATACGGATTGAAGGGAATGGCAGCATACACTGAGCACGCTTTTCATTTAGGATACAAAAATAGAGAAATAGTAAAGTTTATGGAAAAAGCTCTTCTTGCTGCTGATGATCCAGAGATAACAGTGGATGAACTAATAGCTATGACTCTTGAAACCGGAAAATATGGTGTTGAGGCCATGGCACTTCTTGACAAAGCAAACACAGAAACCTATGGAAATCCTGAAATAACCAAAGTAAACATAGGAGTTGGAAAAAATCCAGGAATTTTGATCTCTGGGCATGACCTTAAAGATATGGAACAGCTACTTGAGCAAACAAAGGGCACTGGCGTAGATGTTTATACTCACTCTGAGATGCTTCCTGCTAACTCATACCCTGCATTTAAAAAATACGATCACTTTGTAGGTAACTACGGTGGTTCATGGTGGCATCAGACAAAAGAGTTTGGGACCTTCAACGGGCCAATAATATTTACAAGTAACTGTATAGTACCTCCAAGAAGCGGGTCTCTTACATATAAGGACAAAGTTTTTACTACTAATGCATGTGGAATGGGTGGGTGTACTCATATTGAAAAAGGAGCTGACGGTAAGAAAGACTTTACTCCTATTATTGAGATGGCAAAAAAATGTCAGCCTCCTGTAGAGATAGAAACAGGTGAGGTTATAGGTGGGTTTGCACATAACCAAGTACTTGCTTTAGCTGATAAAGTGATCGATGCAGTAAAATCAGGAGCCATAAAGAAATTTGTCGTAATGGCAGGCTGCGATGCGAGAATGCAGGACAGAAAATACTATACTGAATTTGCAGAGAAGCTTCCTAAGGATACAGTTATCCTTACAGCTGGATGTGCCAAGTATAGATACAATAAGCTGCCTTTAGGAGATATTGGTGGAATTCCTAGAGTATTGGATGCAGGACAGTGTAACGATTCGTACTCTCTGGCTGTTATTGCAATGGAACTGCAGAAAGCTTTTGGTCTAGATGACATAAATGATCTTCCTATAGCATATAATATAGCATGGTATGAGCAAAAGGCAGTTATAGTGTTGCTTGCCCTACTTCACTTAGGTGTTAAAAATATCCATCTAGGTCCTACTCTTCCGGCATTCTTATCTCCGAACGTGGCTAGTGTATTGGTTGATAAATTTGGGATTGCAGGTATAACATCAGTAGAAGAAGATATGAAAATTTTTGGAATAGAATAA
- a CDS encoding rubredoxin — translation MKKWRCKPCGYIYDPAIGDEAGDIKPGVKFEDLPEDWVCPLCGAPKEDFEKVE, via the coding sequence ATGAAAAAATGGAGATGTAAACCTTGTGGCTATATTTATGATCCTGCGATTGGTGATGAAGCTGGTGATATAAAGCCAGGTGTAAAATTTGAAGATTTACCAGAAGATTGGGTTTGCCCTTTATGTGGTGCACCAAAAGAAGATTTTGAAAAAGTTGAATAG
- a CDS encoding rubredoxin — MKGWRCKKCGYVYENMDTHIRDGLPNGSMLATIDMLDVEEGLNDIPFEELPTDWVCPACKASKDEFEAMEEEKKAPESEKWLCNPCGYVYDPNIGDPDHDIPPGTEFKDLPDTWVCPLCGAAKEDFSVI, encoded by the coding sequence ATGAAAGGATGGAGATGTAAAAAATGTGGATATGTTTATGAGAATATGGATACTCATATCAGAGATGGTCTACCTAACGGAAGTATGCTTGCTACTATAGATATGTTAGATGTCGAAGAAGGTCTTAATGATATTCCTTTTGAAGAATTGCCAACAGACTGGGTATGTCCTGCCTGCAAAGCTTCAAAGGATGAATTTGAGGCGATGGAGGAAGAAAAAAAAGCTCCTGAATCTGAAAAATGGCTTTGTAATCCATGTGGGTATGTGTATGACCCCAATATCGGAGATCCCGATCACGATATCCCTCCAGGAACTGAGTTTAAAGACCTTCCTGATACCTGGGTATGCCCTCTTTGTGGTGCAGCTAAAGAGGATTTTAGCGTTATTTAA